The proteins below come from a single Ferviditalea candida genomic window:
- a CDS encoding VOC family protein translates to MKAIQLRRISHVGLRVADLEEASRRWQIQFGLSLRERTSTHAFLHCGYESYSLELMESGNPGYDHTAYELSAEVSISDAAEYLESKAIAYQTENGSLHLQDAEGNKVEIVPYAASSDLRPDVARSTKILPGFRPRKLGHVNYLTGKLREQVEFYTDILGMKITDKLGTEGIWLHINADHHVMALVNKGYPHIHHFALEMVDWGELRVAFDHLAQHGRWLAWGPLRHGLGRNLSGYVRIPEEGCFVEIFCDMEQLEEGHVPREWPDNAHSSNVWGILPPRSYFRFDEAAIRSEKEGLEAQGIPLAPLEVSK, encoded by the coding sequence ATGAAAGCGATTCAATTGAGACGAATCAGTCATGTCGGGTTGCGGGTAGCAGATTTGGAGGAGGCTTCGAGGCGTTGGCAAATTCAATTCGGTCTTTCTCTCAGAGAACGCACTTCGACACACGCGTTCCTTCATTGCGGTTACGAATCCTACTCTCTTGAGTTGATGGAAAGCGGCAATCCGGGATACGACCATACCGCTTATGAACTTTCTGCCGAAGTATCCATATCGGACGCTGCCGAATACTTGGAATCGAAGGCGATTGCCTATCAAACTGAGAATGGCTCCCTTCATTTGCAAGATGCGGAAGGCAATAAAGTGGAAATTGTTCCATATGCCGCTTCCAGCGATCTGCGTCCGGACGTGGCGAGAAGTACGAAAATTTTACCGGGTTTTCGTCCGCGAAAGCTGGGCCATGTCAATTATCTGACAGGAAAATTGCGGGAGCAGGTGGAGTTTTATACCGATATTCTTGGAATGAAAATTACCGACAAGCTTGGAACGGAAGGGATCTGGCTGCATATCAACGCGGATCATCACGTAATGGCATTGGTCAATAAAGGGTATCCGCATATTCATCATTTCGCTTTGGAGATGGTCGATTGGGGGGAGCTGCGCGTCGCCTTCGACCATTTGGCACAGCACGGACGCTGGTTGGCATGGGGGCCTCTCCGGCATGGTCTGGGCCGCAATTTGAGCGGTTATGTGCGAATTCCGGAAGAAGGCTGTTTTGTGGAAATCTTTTGCGATATGGAACAGCTCGAGGAAGGCCACGTTCCGCGTGAATGGCCGGATAATGCGCATTCATCAAATGTTTGGGGAATCTTACCCCCACGCTCCTACTTCAGATTCGATGAAGCCGCAATTCGGTCGGAAAAAGAGGGGCTGGAAGCGCAGGGCATTCCGCTTGCGCCTCTGGAGGTATCCAAATAA
- a CDS encoding carboxymuconolactone decarboxylase family protein — MSDNRHERGLARLAELDDEPGGEAFLARMGDLGTYIVDFAFGDIHCRDKLTVREREVIILSVLITLGGCEPQVKAHIRSLRAIGVSYEEIEEMILQTLPYAGTPRAVNAMKVLRDEQEAIQ; from the coding sequence ATGTCCGACAATCGGCATGAACGAGGTCTGGCCAGGCTTGCAGAGCTGGATGATGAGCCTGGCGGCGAGGCGTTTCTTGCCCGTATGGGCGATCTGGGGACGTACATAGTTGATTTTGCTTTCGGGGACATTCATTGCAGAGATAAGCTGACTGTCCGTGAACGCGAGGTCATCATTCTTTCTGTTTTGATCACGTTGGGGGGATGTGAACCGCAGGTAAAAGCGCACATTCGCTCTCTTAGAGCCATCGGCGTCAGCTATGAGGAAATCGAGGAAATGATTCTTCAAACACTGCCATACGCGGGAACGCCGCGTGCAGTCAACGCTATGAAAGTACTTCGTGACGAACAGGAGGCAATCCAATGA
- a CDS encoding fumarylacetoacetate hydrolase family protein, whose amino-acid sequence MKAVRFVDKNGNTRIGCLNDNGTVRDCGTSGHEGFVPTEEAWEMLSDTSGTEYPTDQIQLLHPVQPGKIVAIGLNYRSHADESELDVPAVPVVFSIFPSALIGPEADIVIPKEETRPDYEGELAIVIGKKVYRPTREEARAAVGGISAFNDVSGRRAQLETPLRQFTLGKSFDTFAPMGPCIRSAKDVDLANIQIRTTVSGEVMQDANTRDLIFPVEDIIMYCSSGMTLYPGDVIATGTPGGVGDSRNPRRYLHEGDIVEVYVEGVGTLRNSVVEEK is encoded by the coding sequence ATGAAAGCTGTAAGATTTGTTGATAAGAATGGAAATACGAGAATCGGTTGCTTAAATGACAATGGAACGGTCCGTGATTGCGGCACGTCTGGCCATGAGGGTTTTGTTCCAACTGAAGAGGCTTGGGAAATGCTGTCCGATACTTCCGGAACAGAATACCCGACCGATCAAATTCAATTGCTGCACCCCGTCCAACCGGGAAAAATTGTTGCAATCGGCCTGAATTACCGCAGTCATGCCGATGAATCCGAGCTTGACGTACCGGCGGTTCCGGTTGTTTTTTCGATATTTCCATCCGCACTGATCGGACCCGAAGCAGATATCGTTATTCCGAAGGAAGAAACCCGTCCGGACTACGAAGGTGAATTGGCCATTGTCATCGGTAAAAAAGTCTACAGACCGACTCGCGAAGAAGCTCGTGCTGCGGTTGGCGGCATTTCCGCTTTCAACGACGTATCGGGACGGAGAGCGCAGCTTGAAACCCCGCTTCGCCAATTTACTCTCGGAAAAAGCTTTGATACGTTTGCGCCAATGGGCCCTTGCATCCGTTCCGCCAAAGATGTTGACCTGGCCAATATCCAGATCCGCACCACAGTTTCCGGCGAGGTCATGCAGGATGCCAACACCCGGGACTTGATTTTCCCTGTCGAGGATATTATCATGTATTGCTCTTCCGGCATGACGCTTTACCCTGGAGATGTGATTGCGACCGGTACTCCCGGCGGTGTTGGAGACAGCCGCAATCCTCGCCGATATCTTCATGAAGGAGACATAGTGGAGGTTTATGTGGAAGGCGTCGGCACTCTTAGAAATTCTGTCGTCGAAGAAAAATAA
- a CDS encoding XylR N-terminal domain-containing protein, translating into MGEPQSPQSVLDLLTYHPGQILMKNERFVLVNANALGTLRQDLLSTLGRDRAKGFLLRYGWSCGYNDALSVKQQYPGYSVYQWLQQGPNLHMLEGVVHVELTKLELDQQTGAFHMEGIWTNSYEVQQHFQHFGLAEDSVCWTLLGYAGGFSTGLFGRQIIYKELSCVGRGDSYCHFLGKTVEEWGDEVLSELPFYSEAKIAEELEEAHDRIQQQHHLLTQIININEQLNRLILAGFDRTVILETIGKMMAAPVILEDRHFKPLAWWLTPDESEGLDAYLIHTQMSKNQNIKKKLQTMKREKAGIDLTVEEDNVTWERSMAPIVLGEEVVGYLSILHSEGTNVELRRMITKRAAAVIGFDLLKEQTALETEHRLKGEFMEELLSGDSPIKSLVNRAHYLGYDLQRHQRFLLISMDRACLENQYEKDEASAIQLRKQLFESARSAANMFAKGSLVVQRPEGIAILIYDDGLSPNTLAQNISRRQKEVLQELTISIFISRKVTSMEDLRTAYNECKNAQQVMSRLGKNELVLSVDEMQVFDLLYAGNAQNSLQAYAARQLKKLIDYDHAHNGQLIQTLYMYLTHECNFQHTARAMNLSLSGLKYRLQRLREVGNVDLENPDTRFDLQLAIRILLTSGTISLNHA; encoded by the coding sequence TTGGGCGAACCACAATCCCCCCAAAGCGTGCTTGATTTGCTGACTTACCATCCCGGACAAATTCTGATGAAAAATGAACGCTTTGTTCTTGTCAACGCCAACGCCCTGGGTACACTTCGCCAAGATCTGCTTTCAACTCTGGGAAGAGACAGGGCCAAAGGTTTCTTGCTGCGTTACGGATGGTCCTGCGGATACAATGACGCACTTTCGGTTAAACAGCAGTATCCCGGGTATTCGGTTTATCAATGGCTTCAGCAGGGCCCTAATCTCCATATGCTGGAGGGCGTTGTACACGTAGAGTTAACCAAGCTGGAGCTCGATCAACAAACCGGAGCTTTCCATATGGAGGGGATTTGGACCAACTCTTATGAGGTTCAGCAGCATTTTCAACATTTTGGACTGGCGGAAGATTCCGTCTGCTGGACGCTGCTGGGCTATGCCGGAGGATTTTCCACCGGCCTGTTCGGGCGGCAGATTATCTATAAGGAGCTGTCCTGCGTGGGCCGCGGGGACTCATATTGTCACTTTCTCGGCAAAACCGTCGAGGAGTGGGGGGACGAGGTCTTGTCGGAACTTCCCTTTTATAGTGAAGCGAAAATTGCCGAGGAACTGGAGGAGGCCCACGATCGGATACAGCAGCAGCATCATCTGCTGACGCAAATCATCAATATCAATGAACAATTGAACCGTTTGATATTGGCCGGTTTTGACCGTACGGTGATCTTAGAAACGATAGGGAAGATGATGGCAGCTCCCGTCATCCTGGAGGACCGGCATTTTAAGCCGCTTGCCTGGTGGCTGACTCCGGATGAATCGGAGGGTTTGGATGCTTATCTCATACATACTCAAATGTCGAAGAACCAGAATATCAAAAAGAAGCTGCAAACGATGAAGCGGGAAAAAGCGGGAATAGATCTCACGGTAGAGGAAGACAATGTGACCTGGGAGCGCTCCATGGCACCCATCGTGCTGGGTGAAGAAGTGGTAGGATATCTGTCCATTCTTCACTCCGAAGGAACAAACGTGGAACTGAGACGAATGATCACCAAACGAGCTGCGGCCGTAATCGGGTTTGATTTGCTCAAGGAGCAAACTGCGTTGGAGACGGAGCATCGGTTAAAGGGCGAGTTTATGGAGGAGCTGCTGTCCGGAGATTCCCCGATCAAATCTTTGGTGAACCGGGCGCATTATCTAGGTTATGACTTGCAGCGTCATCAGCGGTTTTTACTCATCAGCATGGATCGCGCATGCTTGGAGAACCAATACGAGAAAGATGAGGCGTCGGCCATACAACTCCGTAAACAGCTGTTCGAATCAGCACGTTCAGCAGCGAACATGTTTGCCAAAGGAAGCCTGGTGGTTCAACGGCCTGAAGGAATTGCAATATTGATTTATGATGATGGCCTGTCGCCGAATACCTTGGCGCAGAATATTTCCCGCAGACAGAAAGAGGTTCTGCAAGAACTGACCATATCGATCTTCATCAGCCGGAAAGTAACGTCCATGGAGGATCTGCGCACAGCGTACAACGAATGTAAAAACGCGCAGCAGGTCATGTCCCGATTAGGCAAAAACGAGCTGGTTTTGTCCGTGGACGAAATGCAGGTCTTCGATCTTTTGTATGCGGGAAATGCGCAAAATTCACTTCAGGCTTATGCTGCTCGGCAATTGAAAAAGCTGATTGACTATGATCATGCGCATAACGGGCAGCTTATTCAAACTCTGTATATGTATCTGACCCATGAATGCAATTTTCAACATACCGCAAGGGCGATGAATCTCTCCCTCAGCGGCCTGAAGTACCGTCTTCAGCGGCTGCGCGAGGTGGGAAACGTTGACCTGGAGAATCCGGATACTCGTTTCGATCTGCAATTGGCTATCCGAATCTTGCTGACCAGTGGCACAATTTCCCTTAATCATGCATAA